CAAAAACATTTGCTGTTATGCATCAGCAATCATCtgatttaataaaaaaaggaaacagaacTGAACAAGGGTAGCATACATAGTTGAATCTTAGGCACCTGAGGGTATTTAGCTTATGAGCAGGAGCTGAGCACTTTGTTCTCGGTTTTGCTCAAACATTACCCATGTAATTCAGCCATCTTTCTGGCTGCATATTGTGtgcgtttatttgaaaagggacagtgtacattgataaacatttcccaaaaaaatgtaaatgcaccggaattagctaggttagctagtTTTCATCCGTTGTCCCTTGACAGGGCATGACAAGAGAGATacggaaataaaagaaagaatgaggCAGTCCCTTTAATAGAACTGGGATTACCTCTTTCACGGAGTTGCTTGCTTCATCAGGGTTGAAGGCCACCTGTCAGAAGAACATTcaaagagagaaactgagtgTGACCTACATTATCTGTGTACCAACCTTTGGTCTGTCGAGCTTTGATACAACACAACTTCTGAACCTACTGTTCAGGAGCAATGCCTTATATTTATATGCTACTCAACAGGCTTTGTATGTAGATGTAAGTTAATTTCCCAGCTAAATCATTTCAATTGAACCTTGGAGGCCTGGAGCCAAGAGACCGGTCTCATCACTTAATTAATGGACACTGTTCTTACTCTCGTAGCATGATATGGTAACGGATAAGGGTCTTGTAAAATCATACTGTATATCGTATAAGCAGCTGACTCCTTGTTCGACCGTAATTTAACCCAACCTTACTTCCTTTATGTAGCATATGCTACGACATGACCAATCGACAGGGTTTGATGACCTTAGTCATTACAAAGTTGGTACTGTATTAGCTAAATATGCtagttatgctagctaactagacAGCAAGCCAGATTTGACAGTCGTTGCATCAGAGACCCTGACCACACCCACTATCATCCTTTtgttaagtttcaggtgttctTCTTAAATAACAAAAGTAAAACTACCCACAATAAGTAATTATACTGTTACTGTACGTAAGTTTTACACCAACATTGCTGACAAAAATGACTGTCTAACTTGCTGTTTTTGAGCAAGTAGCATCCTTAGCTAAATGCTAGCTTGCCCGCTTATCGGTTTTGTGTTCATTGGCGACAACTAACGTTATACTCGCCCTGATTTATGACTTCAAAACAATATGATACTTTATGCATGCTTAAGTGGCATTTACCTCGTCACCAGGATGGTATTCCTCCATATTTCCCACTGGCAGATTAAATGATCAATGTAGGTTAGTAAACCTTCCAGCAACGTCTTCTCTATCGGTCTCAACCGAATCAAGACCAGTTTCCTGTTGTTAGCTCCTCAGTCAAGCCGACGAGTTTCAAGCTCTACCACAAGCGAAAGCAACGCACTTGGCAACATTGCCCTCTACTGGCCAAGGTTAAACATCGCTAACAGATGACAAAATCTGTACAACCTCAGTCTTCACAATATCTCCAGGGCCAAACCTTAACGGGGAAAGGATAAGCACAAGGCGTTAGGGATCCCCCACGTTTGTTTACTGTAGTACAAAACAGTACAAAGTACAAAACAGTAAACTGTTACAGAATGGTTTTTCACATCCAGTTACAAATCCCTAAATCTCAAGTGTTCTTTTGAATACAAACTTTGTAAAGTGCAAGTGTGCAGTTTATCCAgcataaataataattatatgaaAATATACATTTGTTATAAGAATATAAACCACTCTCcaaaacgcatgcacacacagacaaaaaaaaacacattacagacacaccTAAAATACAAATCTAGAGTACACCACAGCAAATTATTATGTCTTTTCAGGTTTCAGTTCCATACTGATCAATTGCAATCCATATGAgaacatacgtacatacatttAGGAATTAAAAGATACCCTCATTGACAGAATATGGATGAAACACAATCAGTGACTTTTAATAAAGAATCAGAAAATAAAGTTAGTGGTCATCTTGTAGGTTTGTAACACTCGGTATTGGTATGTAAGCTCCCGATGTTCATCCCAGTCGCCCCTTTGAGGATCATTAGAGGAGCGTGCAGGTGGCTGAACGTCCTTTTTTGCCTTGCTGGGTCTCGCTGCTGATGCCGCGCCCGGCATCTCCTACGCCCTGTTCAGACACAGAGGAGCCCTCAACGATCTGCTTCCCCGGTGAAGTGCTCTCCGTTGAGccctccaccttctcctctGCCTGCGGCCGTTGGAACAGAGATCGCTGCAGACAGACATGGCAGTATTTATGTTAGCGTAACAGGCTAATAACTAAACACAAAGGCTCAGGTCAAGACTTAAACCTGTTTGTTGAAGACTTTTACTAGGGTTAGCTTTTTCATTCGGCTGTAATGGGTGTTGGTTGTATTTCCTGAGCTCTCGGTGTTTGAGCATACCCTTCTGTTTGATCCAAAGACGCCCCTTGatttttcctcctccttcacagTCTGAGGCTGTTTGGTGGACTCGagcttctcctctgtctgaggCTGTTTGATGGACTCGAGCTTCTCCTCTGTCGGAGGCTGTTTGGTGGACTCGagcttctcctctgtctgaggCTGTTTGGTGGACTCGagcttctcctctgtctgaggCTGTGGTTCTGGTTTCTCTTCAGACTCTAGGACATGAGAAAAAACATGTCCTCTTAGAACCCTCTTAGAATGACACATCCTCATTTCCACCTTGTAAAAGTGGCCAACATACATTTAACAGCACCATCTACGATCAACACACCTTTAACAGCACCATCTTGGACCAACACACCTTTAACAGCACCATCTGGGACCAACACACCTTTAACAGCACCATCTGGGATCAACACACCTTTAACAGCATCATCTAGGACCATCTCCTCTTTTTCTACCTCCGCTTCCTGGGAAATGACAAATGATGCTCGTTATTCCATCTACTTTGAAAGTTAGAAGCAATGTTAGAATTTTCGTCAATTTCCCCCTTACAGACCTGAAATTTGAGTTACCAACGTCAGTCCGCAACAGTTCTTTTCTAAGAGCATATAAGGGCTCAGGATATGTCTCATGTCTTAGTGAGGGCATAGGAAGGCCTTTGCGCTAACCTTAAGTGATGAGGTGTTGAGGCTTTCGTCTGGCTCTGCATCCCTCTTTTgatccttctcctccttttcttcaccattcccttcctcttcctcactgccCTCCATTTCTTCAACACCTTCATCATGTTCATCTTCTCCATCCTCATCTTCATTTTGATTAgtctcctctgtctcactgGTTTCCTGTGAGGCTTTGCCTACAAAGTCCTGTATGAGAAGACCAATTTAGAGTTCAGATTTAGATGTGTGTGGACTAGAGACACCATATAAGCATAACTAGAGGGGGgaagacacaaaacacaaacacacattcaaaacaacagGATTCCTTAGGATTAGCTATTTAGCATAGGAGCTTCGATCAGTGGTTGAAGTTAGCCGTCCCAGGTGAAAGGTGGGGCAACTACAAAGACTGACCTTCTGATCTGATTACTAGTGATATGCTACTCTAGTGCACAAGACAACACAATTAAGAAACTAAGGACTCTATGGTGCAATCTAATCTGACAGGGTGCTAGGTAAAAAGCATAATCTCACCTGCCATTTGGACAGATCCTTTTATGAAACTGTGTCTTTGAAGAACTGTTACTGTGCATGTGGCATGTGCATGTGAGATGTTGAATGGAGAGATGTTGCAATCCCTGGTAATCCTTGAATCTGTCTTGAAAGCTAGCTTTACAGTGTTATTCCCCAAAGCACAGACTTACACCAGTTTTCCTCCTGAATGTTTGGTTTTTCTACTTGTTTTCTACTTGGTTTTATCTGCTGTGATGAAGCAATTCTACTAATACTAATTGGCCATGATGTTAAATGTATTGTCAGAGTTGAAGTGTTGAAAGAGACGGTGGAGATGTGAGGTGGCTGTGGTCTGTTGTGTGCAGAAAGGAACATTTGTCGATATATTAACATTTGTTAACTTAGTTCTTTAAAATAAATACCATTAGACTATTAAGTTTGCAAGGTGTAAGGTGAATTCGAAACACAAGATAAAAATCAAATAGAATTTATTTAAGACAGACattcaaaaccaaacaaaagtCAATAGGCACGGGATATATGAGATCTGAGATGGTTTGCCTTCATAGAAGGTATGCTTATTTGATTCAATatccaaaaagaaaagaaacaaattgCGAGTTCCTCAGTATTTACAAGAttattgtgtgtattttgtatgtgtatgtggaagTGGTTTTTGTATACTACGTATGAATAGATATTTTACCCTAGACAGCTGTGCGCATCTTTACCCTCAACTATTTAACTTAACTGAATAGTGTTTAATGGGATGGTTATACAACAACCATACAACCATACAACCAGGACCGGTGATTCCATTCAATTACCTTTGCCAATGTAATATGATCATGTATTGCATACGTCTACTTCAATTCATTACTGACACAAACCCTTTTTTAAAGCCTTGCTGtaggaaaatataaataagaggAAAAATAATCATGgcaaagcagagaaacagaaaacagaggCAACAAAGGCATATAGCGTGAGTAACAGAGAAGACAGGCATGTAGCATGTGGGTGAGCATGTAAGAGATCTGGTGAAAAAGAGTAAATCAAAACAGGCCACTGGTATAGAAGGAAGGTTATTTCAGATTAAGGTACTGAGGAAGGACGTCCTCCCAGAACTGGGATTGCTGGGACTCTTGTGACCCAACATCTGACTGCTTTCTCCTTGAGCGTGGCCTGCCCTTGGCCGACGCCGTCAACCTAGTCTGTTTGGCATCTGGTTTGGTAGCCTTTCGCTGTTTTTGGATTGTCCCCTTtggttttatttcttt
This window of the Clupea harengus unplaced genomic scaffold, Ch_v2.0.2, whole genome shotgun sequence genome carries:
- the LOC122131710 gene encoding neurofilament medium polypeptide-like → MEGSEEEEGNGEEKEEKDQKRDAEPDESLNTSSLKEAEVEKEEMVLDDAVKGVLIPDGAVKGVLVPDGAVKGVLVQDGAVKESEEKPEPQPQTEEKLESTKQPQTEEKLESTKQPPTEEKLESIKQPQTEEKLESTKQPQTVKEEEKSRGVFGSNRRRSLFQRPQAEEKVEGSTESTSPGKQIVEGSSVSEQGVGDAGRGISSETQQGKKGRSATCTLL